The Notolabrus celidotus isolate fNotCel1 chromosome 16, fNotCel1.pri, whole genome shotgun sequence genomic sequence tcgttaaaaaaaacagacttttttatgacaaaaacaattaaaaaaaaagcgttgttcattcaataataaaGCTTTATTTTGCACAGCAACATAGCGCATACAATTAACAGTATTGCACAGAACATATAAAGGCGTACAAATTATACAACACACTGAACATCAACATGCGGAGCAGgatcataaaaataatctcaGCAAATATACAGTCAAAGAGCGTGGCTCAAACTATAACATGTGGATTTTTTTGAAATAGGAGAACTAAGTAGGAATTTATTTCCAACTCACAGTGTCCACTTTTTTGCTTACTTGTTCttgttgagaaaaataagcttGTCCACATGTTCAGGTGTCAgtcgggagcgcaaccgggacACAATCAGTCCGGCTGAGGAAAACACACGCTCAGAAGGAACTGATGTTGCTGGGATACAGAGATACTGGCGCGCAAGCTTCGCCAGTCTGGGAAATCGCCCCGCATTTACTTTCCACCAGTCTGTCGGCTGTGTATCCAGAGATGGGATAATTTCCCGTAAAAAGTTCTCAACCTCCGTGTCCGTGCGGTTAGTTGCAGTCGGTGTTGTGTAATTCCCCCCCAACAGCAGTGCCATCGCGGAGACTCGGTGCGCAGCTGAGTCTCTGTCGGGCGCAACACCTTCGGCCAGTGGGTTTGCGAGGACCATATCCACTGCCTCCCCCATCTCAATAAGCTTGGATTTGGCATCCAGTCGCTGTGCTGGTGTTAAAAAACCCAGATGCTTGTGGCGAGGGTCCAGCATCGTTGCGACCATGGGAGGGGAGGATGTGAACCTCTCGGACTGGATCTGGGTTTatataattttgaaaaaagtttaaaatcactcatcagtcaaagcatatCTTATTATAAAGTTAATACGCTCCTGTGGAATGTATTTGGCAATGCTTTGGAAATTATAGTGAAAGAATGCACAAAACGTACCATCATGCGCTCAAGCAGGGAGGAGCGGACTTTTTCCTTGAATTCCATCACTCGTGGGCagtcctcttctcttctcaggAGGTGCATATCGATGAGGCCGAAAGAGATGGGATAAATATTGCTGATGGAGACCTCCAGCTCCGCAGACATCACTGTTGTCGCGCACTTCAGTGTTGCCAAAACTGGTGCCATGTCCTATATTACGCGCCAGTATTCTTCTTTGAGCTCCAGCGTTTTAGCGGCGTCCAACTTTGTGACAGTCCGGTCGGATAGGACGGCAACTACGGCCCACCGCTGCTCCAGTAGCCGGTCAAACATGTCACACACAGAATTGCACCGTGTCTTGGTGGACTGGATGAGCTTGTGGAGTGGCAATGCCATTTGGCGCTGCTTGTCTTGCAAAGCTTTAGTGGCAACTGTACTGTGATTAAAATGGCTCACTAACTTGCCAGCAGCAGATACTACCCTTTTCAGGTAGACACTGAATCCATCATTGACTCcgagctgcagtgtgtgtgcgaAGCACGGTACCGAGTACCAAGGCACTCTGGTGGGGTCGTTTGCTGCGGTGATGTTCCTCGCATTGTCATGCACGCACGCAATCACTTTTCCTTCAAGCCCCCATTCCTCCACTGCTTCCTTTAATTGTTCAGAGAGGTGGTCTGCTGTATGGCGGCCTGGTAGGCTTCTAGTGAGCAACACCACACTGATGACTCGCCAATCCCCGGTGATGTAGTGGCAAGGGTCCGGTCACATAGCTCTCAGTCGTGAGGGCAGTCCAGCAGTCGGTGGTCAATGTAACCT encodes the following:
- the LOC117827745 gene encoding zinc finger BED domain-containing protein 1-like: MAPVLATLKCATTVMSAELEVSISNIYPISFGLIDMHLLRREEDCPRVMEFKEKVRSSLLERMMIQSERFTSSPPMVATMLDPRHKHLGFLTPAQRLDAKSKLIEMGEAVDMVLANPLAEGVAPDRDSAAHRVSAMALLLGGNYTTPTATNRTDTEVENFLREIIPSLDTQPTDWWKVNAGRFPRLAKLARQYLCIPATSVPSERVFSSAGLIVSRLRSRLTPEHVDKLIFLNKNK